The following are from one region of the Halogeometricum sp. S3BR5-2 genome:
- a CDS encoding DUF7544 domain-containing protein, whose product MALYALDNLDDALDATRAFLWPVDRTTWVKLALVTLFVGGPGANFGGSQYSAGGGDGGAVPGTVPPTDFGPRAWLLVAGVVGVLVLLALAFAFVGSVMEFVFVESLRNRAVTVRRSWGRRWRQGARLFGFRLILGLFTLGAVLLFAAPFVLPLLGFDAGFVPAGGALLGLLVVLVPVFVVLAVVVSLVDGFTTAFVVPIMLLEDCGVLDGWRRLWPTIPAQWTQYLAYVVAGFFLSLFGGLLVTVVTAVLAFALLVPFGLLFALGVALLVFVFEPLGIAALVAFGVLYALAVVAAAALVQAPVQTYLRYYALLVLGDVDSTFDLIPDQRRAVRGEDGDPAV is encoded by the coding sequence ATGGCTCTGTACGCGCTCGACAATCTGGACGACGCGCTGGACGCGACCCGAGCGTTCCTCTGGCCCGTCGACCGCACGACGTGGGTGAAACTTGCGCTCGTGACGCTGTTCGTCGGCGGTCCGGGGGCGAACTTCGGCGGCTCTCAGTACTCCGCCGGCGGCGGCGACGGCGGCGCCGTCCCCGGAACCGTTCCGCCGACCGACTTCGGTCCGCGGGCGTGGCTGCTCGTGGCCGGCGTCGTCGGCGTTCTCGTACTGCTCGCACTCGCGTTCGCCTTCGTGGGGTCGGTGATGGAGTTCGTCTTCGTCGAATCGCTCCGGAACCGCGCGGTGACGGTTCGGCGCTCCTGGGGCCGCCGGTGGCGTCAGGGCGCCCGGCTCTTCGGATTCCGGTTGATTCTCGGGCTGTTCACCCTCGGAGCCGTGCTCCTGTTCGCGGCGCCGTTCGTCCTCCCGCTCTTGGGCTTCGACGCCGGCTTCGTCCCGGCCGGCGGCGCGCTCTTGGGACTGCTGGTCGTCCTCGTCCCGGTGTTCGTCGTCCTCGCCGTCGTCGTGTCGCTGGTGGACGGCTTCACCACCGCGTTCGTCGTCCCGATAATGCTGCTCGAAGACTGCGGCGTCCTCGACGGCTGGCGGCGCCTCTGGCCGACGATACCGGCGCAGTGGACGCAGTACCTCGCCTACGTCGTCGCCGGGTTCTTCCTCTCGCTCTTCGGCGGCCTCCTCGTCACCGTCGTCACCGCGGTGCTGGCGTTCGCGCTGCTCGTCCCCTTCGGCCTCCTGTTCGCCCTCGGCGTCGCGTTGCTCGTCTTCGTCTTCGAACCGCTCGGAATCGCGGCGCTCGTCGCGTTCGGCGTCCTCTACGCCCTCGCGGTGGTCGCCGCCGCCGCCCTCGTACAGGCGCCCGTTCAGACTTACCTCCGCTACTACGCGCTCCTCGTCCTCGGCGACGTGGATTCCACCTTCGACCTGATCCCCGACCAGCGACGCGCCGTGCGCGGGGAAGACGGCGACCCCGCCGTCTGA
- a CDS encoding haloacid dehalogenase type II, producing MSFDSDAVEAVAFDSYGTVVDVTAVEGPLSEYTDRAEDVSKLWRERSLQYAMVGNAIEEYDSFYAMNRHAFRYALDEVGVDLSEDEREDVLSTYHELPLFDDVREGMERLDDAGYDLYVVSNGSQDMLDSMVDHGDLGEFLADTVSADEVEQFKPDAALYRHAAERIGAPIEDIAFAAAGWWDVPGAIHAGMQGVWVDRQDTLWGPYETDPDLTVETFVELADEFGV from the coding sequence ATGTCGTTCGACTCCGACGCGGTTGAGGCGGTCGCGTTCGACTCGTACGGAACGGTCGTCGACGTCACGGCGGTCGAGGGACCGCTGTCCGAGTACACCGACCGCGCCGAGGACGTCTCGAAACTCTGGCGGGAGCGCTCGCTGCAGTACGCGATGGTGGGCAACGCCATCGAGGAGTACGACTCCTTCTACGCCATGAACCGCCACGCGTTCCGGTACGCCCTCGACGAGGTGGGCGTCGACCTCTCGGAGGACGAACGCGAGGACGTGCTCTCGACGTACCACGAACTGCCGCTCTTCGACGACGTGCGCGAGGGAATGGAGCGGTTGGACGACGCGGGGTACGACCTCTACGTCGTCTCGAACGGTAGCCAGGACATGCTCGATTCGATGGTCGACCACGGCGACCTCGGGGAGTTTCTCGCCGACACCGTCAGCGCCGACGAGGTGGAGCAGTTCAAGCCGGACGCCGCCCTCTACCGCCACGCCGCGGAGCGAATCGGCGCGCCGATAGAGGACATCGCGTTCGCGGCCGCGGGGTGGTGGGACGTGCCGGGAGCGATTCACGCCGGCATGCAGGGCGTCTGGGTCGACCGGCAGGACACGCTCTGGGGACCGTACGAGACGGACCCCGACCTGACCGTCGAGACGTTCGTCGAACTGGCCGACGAGTTCGGGGTCTGA
- the surE gene encoding 5'/3'-nucleotidase SurE, whose amino-acid sequence MSESLSLLLTNDDGVGSTGFRALYDALDAVADVTAVAPADDQSAVGRKMSHDVAVTEHELGYVVEGTPADCTVVGLEALCPDVDMVVAGCNKGANLGAYVLGRSGTVSAAVEAAFFDVPAIAVSMYIPSDDDTPWHEKASDPADYRHATAAAAYLTDRAPDAGVFEEAEYLNVNAPMATGEEDPAPLEVTTPSTLYEMTARHDGNGRVTLHDGVWEMMRDGDLPDPEGTDRRAVVEGRVSVSPLTAPHTTMRHDALDALAASYRQ is encoded by the coding sequence GTGAGCGAGTCACTGTCTCTCCTCCTGACGAACGACGACGGCGTCGGCAGCACCGGGTTTCGCGCGCTGTACGACGCGCTGGACGCCGTCGCAGACGTGACGGCCGTCGCGCCCGCGGACGACCAGAGCGCCGTCGGCCGGAAGATGTCGCACGACGTGGCGGTGACCGAGCACGAACTCGGCTACGTCGTCGAGGGGACGCCCGCCGACTGCACCGTCGTCGGTCTGGAGGCGCTCTGCCCCGACGTCGACATGGTCGTCGCCGGCTGCAACAAGGGAGCGAACCTCGGCGCGTACGTCCTCGGGCGCTCCGGCACCGTCAGCGCCGCTGTCGAGGCGGCGTTCTTCGACGTGCCCGCCATCGCCGTCTCGATGTACATCCCGTCCGACGACGACACGCCGTGGCACGAGAAGGCGTCGGACCCGGCGGACTACCGGCACGCGACGGCGGCGGCGGCGTATCTCACCGACCGCGCTCCCGACGCGGGCGTCTTCGAGGAGGCGGAGTACCTGAACGTGAACGCGCCGATGGCGACGGGCGAGGAGGACCCGGCGCCGCTGGAAGTGACGACGCCGTCGACGCTGTACGAGATGACCGCGCGGCACGACGGGAACGGGCGCGTCACGCTCCACGACGGCGTCTGGGAGATGATGCGCGACGGTGACCTGCCCGACCCCGAGGGCACCGACCGCCGCGCCGTCGTCGAGGGTCGGGTGTCGGTGTCGCCGCTGACCGCGCCGCACACGACGATGCGGCACGACGCGCTCGACGCCCTGGCGGCGTCATATCGGCAGTAA
- a CDS encoding ABC transporter ATP-binding protein → MGDVTYENITKKYEDVTAVDDLNLEIEDGEFVTLVGPSGCGKSTSLEMVAGLTEPSSGNLYIDEKEVSDLPPKDRDISMVFQNIALFPHMDVYDNISYGLRLRDFEKEEIDRRVDEAAELVQMSGMLDRMPDEMSGGQRQRVAIARAIVRDPEVFLMDEPLANLDAKLRVHMRTKLQELHKQLDATIIYVTHNQEEAMTMSSRIAVMNRGELQQFAAPLTCYYRPTNEFVAGFIGSPSMNFLDGRVTEGAVETDEFSVDVDDGVLDGVDSGTNVTLGVRPEDIYLAEGSDIEDDGGPVGAADAADMDGEPSAPIDVTTTVLEPVGDDIYVYTEFGDLTGDSGGTETGAGAATGGGTAGPAVADGETDAAESSADADADDEAAAGDAGMGDSALLMSMPPIPDMDTDAAEGQQVRVVLDRTMVHLFDGETGEAIVHGLTAEADAAGGRTGRGGRTESGPSASESNAR, encoded by the coding sequence ATGGGAGACGTAACTTACGAGAACATCACGAAGAAGTACGAGGACGTAACGGCAGTCGACGACCTGAACCTCGAAATCGAGGACGGCGAGTTCGTCACGCTCGTCGGCCCGTCGGGGTGCGGCAAGTCCACGTCGCTGGAGATGGTCGCCGGACTCACCGAACCGAGTTCGGGGAACCTCTACATCGACGAGAAGGAGGTGTCGGACCTGCCGCCGAAGGACCGGGATATCTCGATGGTGTTCCAGAACATCGCGCTGTTCCCGCACATGGACGTCTACGACAACATCTCGTACGGCCTCCGACTGCGGGACTTCGAGAAGGAGGAGATAGACCGCCGCGTCGACGAGGCGGCCGAACTCGTCCAGATGAGCGGCATGCTCGACCGGATGCCCGACGAGATGTCCGGCGGGCAACGTCAGCGCGTCGCCATCGCCCGCGCCATCGTTCGGGACCCCGAGGTGTTCCTGATGGACGAACCGCTGGCGAACCTCGACGCCAAACTCCGCGTCCACATGCGGACGAAACTGCAGGAACTCCACAAGCAGTTGGACGCGACCATCATCTACGTCACGCACAACCAGGAGGAGGCGATGACGATGTCCAGTCGCATCGCGGTGATGAACCGCGGGGAACTCCAGCAGTTCGCCGCGCCGCTGACGTGCTACTACCGCCCGACCAACGAGTTCGTCGCGGGGTTCATCGGGTCGCCGTCGATGAACTTCCTCGACGGGCGCGTGACGGAGGGTGCGGTCGAGACGGACGAGTTCTCCGTCGATGTGGACGACGGCGTCCTCGACGGCGTCGACTCGGGGACGAACGTCACTCTCGGCGTCCGACCCGAGGACATCTACCTCGCCGAGGGGTCCGACATCGAGGACGACGGCGGGCCGGTCGGCGCCGCCGACGCCGCCGACATGGACGGGGAGCCCTCGGCCCCCATCGACGTGACGACGACGGTGCTCGAACCCGTCGGCGACGACATCTACGTCTACACCGAGTTCGGCGACCTGACCGGCGATTCGGGCGGGACCGAAACCGGCGCCGGTGCGGCGACCGGAGGCGGGACGGCCGGCCCCGCCGTCGCGGACGGCGAGACGGACGCCGCGGAGTCGAGCGCGGACGCGGACGCCGACGACGAGGCCGCCGCCGGCGACGCGGGGATGGGCGACTCGGCGCTCCTCATGAGCATGCCGCCGATTCCGGACATGGACACGGACGCCGCGGAGGGACAGCAGGTCCGGGTGGTTCTCGACCGGACGATGGTCCACCTGTTCGACGGCGAGACGGGCGAGGCAATCGTCCACGGCCTAACGGCGGAGGCCGACGCGGCGGGCGGTCGAACGGGGCGCGGCGGACGGACCGAGAGCGGTCCGAGCGCCTCCGAGAGCAACGCGCGCTGA
- a CDS encoding extracellular solute-binding protein encodes MSRETSVSRRRFVKAVGAGSAVAASSVAGCIARAESNPNTVQIAANTDLKNISGQVERKLREVGMPDEISIEIIAGTASTGARQQQYNRWLSANLQQPSLLMMDSGWTIPFIVRDQLANLTEVMPDVAEMVKSNYFQTFTQTATSEQGHLHAVPLFPTTGNMLYRKDLVKEAGYSPDQEGWATNPISWQKFSEVTKEAREQSDTRLGFTFQGRAYAGLSCCDFREFTGTWGGSYFGSTENLFGPVGERPVTVDSEPVVRASRMVRTFIDGDANNALESVTGDIAPRTVLQWEEESSRQPFAAGNAVTHRNWPYAIAISGAEDAFGEDLGVMPIPYGVTQEEAKFDGYGGSVSSLGGWHMALNPNAARPEAAKEVLRAMTDERFQLFLFETLGYLPPRRSLFESQRAQQVPVMGRYLETLKYTVEHSIPRPVTVAWPPESAKIAQQANASFTDLKAPQRAMNQLAQQIREIEEASERDEQSRDGRIVAGGR; translated from the coding sequence ATGAGCCGAGAGACCAGCGTCAGCCGACGGCGGTTCGTGAAGGCCGTCGGCGCCGGAAGCGCCGTCGCGGCGTCCAGCGTCGCCGGCTGTATCGCCCGGGCGGAGTCGAACCCGAACACGGTCCAAATCGCGGCCAACACCGACCTCAAGAACATCTCCGGACAGGTAGAACGGAAGCTGAGAGAGGTCGGGATGCCCGACGAGATATCGATAGAGATCATCGCCGGGACGGCCTCGACCGGCGCCCGCCAACAGCAGTACAACCGGTGGCTGTCGGCGAACCTCCAACAGCCGTCGCTCCTGATGATGGACAGCGGGTGGACGATTCCGTTCATCGTCCGGGACCAACTGGCGAACCTCACGGAGGTGATGCCCGACGTCGCCGAGATGGTCAAGTCGAACTACTTCCAGACGTTCACCCAAACGGCGACGAGCGAGCAGGGGCACCTGCACGCGGTCCCGCTGTTCCCGACGACGGGGAACATGCTCTACCGGAAGGACCTGGTCAAAGAGGCCGGGTACAGCCCCGACCAGGAGGGGTGGGCGACGAACCCCATCTCCTGGCAGAAGTTCTCGGAGGTGACGAAGGAGGCGCGCGAGCAGTCCGATACGAGACTCGGCTTCACCTTCCAGGGCAGGGCTTACGCGGGACTGTCCTGCTGTGACTTCCGCGAGTTCACCGGCACGTGGGGCGGGTCGTACTTCGGTTCGACCGAGAACCTGTTCGGACCCGTCGGCGAGCGACCGGTCACGGTCGACTCCGAACCCGTCGTCAGGGCCTCGCGGATGGTCCGCACGTTCATCGACGGCGACGCGAACAACGCCCTGGAGTCGGTGACGGGGGATATCGCCCCGCGGACCGTGCTCCAGTGGGAGGAGGAGTCCTCCCGACAGCCGTTCGCCGCGGGCAACGCCGTCACGCACCGCAACTGGCCGTACGCCATCGCCATCAGCGGCGCAGAGGACGCGTTCGGAGAGGACCTCGGCGTGATGCCCATCCCGTACGGCGTCACGCAAGAGGAGGCGAAGTTCGACGGCTACGGCGGGTCCGTCTCGTCGCTCGGCGGCTGGCACATGGCGCTGAACCCGAACGCGGCGCGACCCGAGGCGGCGAAGGAGGTGCTCCGGGCGATGACCGACGAGCGGTTCCAACTGTTCCTGTTCGAGACGCTCGGCTACCTCCCGCCGCGCCGGTCGCTGTTCGAATCCCAGCGCGCTCAGCAGGTCCCGGTGATGGGGCGGTATCTGGAGACCCTGAAGTACACCGTCGAACACTCCATCCCGCGCCCCGTCACCGTCGCGTGGCCCCCCGAATCGGCGAAGATAGCACAGCAAGCGAACGCGAGCTTCACCGACCTCAAAGCACCACAACGGGCGATGAACCAGTTAGCACAACAGATACGAGAGATAGAGGAAGCCTCGGAGCGAGACGAACAGTCGCGGGACGGCCGAATCGTGGCGGGAGGACGGTGA
- a CDS encoding flavodoxin domain-containing protein, protein MTATLVAYGTGEGQTAKVADRIVDALRERGHEAEAVDVKRLPRGFDLDAYDAVLVGGSVHAGRLQRGVRRFVRAHREELASRPTAFVQVCLSAVDNEEAAARAAHDFLRETEWDPDRVAVLGGALRYSEYGFLKRALMKRIAAESTGDVDTSRDYEYTDWEEVERFAADFAAFVEGEVGDAAAPREDTPV, encoded by the coding sequence ATGACAGCCACGCTCGTCGCGTACGGAACCGGAGAGGGACAGACCGCGAAGGTCGCAGACCGCATCGTCGACGCCCTGCGCGAACGGGGGCACGAGGCGGAGGCCGTCGACGTGAAGCGACTGCCCCGCGGGTTCGACCTCGACGCCTACGACGCCGTCCTCGTCGGCGGGTCCGTCCACGCGGGACGACTCCAACGCGGCGTCCGGCGGTTCGTCCGCGCCCACCGCGAGGAACTCGCGTCGAGACCGACGGCGTTCGTCCAGGTGTGTCTGTCCGCGGTGGACAACGAGGAGGCGGCCGCCCGGGCCGCCCACGACTTCCTCCGGGAGACGGAGTGGGACCCCGATAGGGTCGCCGTCCTCGGCGGCGCCCTCCGCTACTCCGAGTACGGGTTCCTCAAGCGCGCGCTGATGAAGCGCATCGCCGCGGAGTCGACGGGCGACGTGGACACCTCGCGCGACTACGAGTATACGGACTGGGAGGAGGTCGAACGGTTCGCCGCCGACTTCGCCGCGTTCGTCGAGGGAGAAGTCGGAGACGCCGCGGCGCCCCGCGAGGATACCCCCGTCTAG
- a CDS encoding 2-oxo acid dehydrogenase subunit E2, whose product MQGRGYTREPFSPRRRATVDAMRMAGRRNDVHGLVTFDVTEARRRIREREAETGERLSFTAFVAYCLARAVAADPRVQAYRDWRGRLVVFDDADVMVVVEREVDGERVGLPHVVRAANRRSLRSIHDEIRTAQRAPEPTHRNRWLNLAARLPGPVRRLFYRLPRRAPGYWKRAAGTVAVSSVGMFGTGGGWAVTPTNYALQLTVGGVSRRAVVVEDGDGGDGGGTREGEGRVETREFLHVTATFDHDVVDGAPAARFLERLRELVESARGLDGDEGASG is encoded by the coding sequence ATGCAGGGTCGAGGATACACCCGGGAGCCGTTCTCGCCGCGGCGGCGGGCGACGGTCGACGCCATGCGGATGGCCGGGCGGCGCAACGACGTCCACGGCCTCGTGACGTTCGACGTAACCGAGGCGCGGCGGCGCATCAGGGAGCGAGAGGCCGAGACGGGCGAACGGCTCTCGTTCACCGCGTTCGTCGCGTACTGTCTGGCGCGGGCCGTCGCCGCCGACCCGCGGGTGCAGGCCTACCGCGACTGGCGGGGACGACTCGTCGTCTTCGACGACGCGGACGTGATGGTGGTCGTCGAACGGGAGGTGGACGGCGAGCGCGTCGGCCTGCCGCACGTCGTCAGGGCGGCGAACCGGCGGTCGCTCCGGTCGATTCACGACGAGATTCGGACCGCCCAGCGGGCCCCCGAACCGACCCATCGAAACCGCTGGCTCAACTTGGCCGCGCGCCTCCCCGGACCGGTTCGTCGGCTGTTCTACCGACTCCCGCGGCGGGCGCCGGGGTACTGGAAGCGCGCCGCGGGGACCGTCGCCGTGTCGTCGGTGGGGATGTTCGGCACGGGCGGCGGGTGGGCGGTAACGCCGACGAACTACGCCCTGCAACTGACGGTCGGCGGCGTCTCGCGGCGGGCGGTCGTCGTTGAAGACGGCGACGGCGGCGACGGCGGCGGTACGCGCGAAGGGGAAGGGCGCGTCGAGACGCGGGAGTTCCTCCACGTCACCGCGACGTTCGACCACGACGTGGTCGACGGCGCTCCCGCCGCGCGGTTCCTCGAACGCCTCCGGGAACTCGTGGAGTCGGCGCGCGGACTCGACGGCGACGAGGGCGCGTCCGGGTGA
- a CDS encoding carbohydrate ABC transporter permease, with protein sequence MSTEDGNAIQRWASRSISNPERTYKALFYVLTGVFLFTTLFPFYWLTVLALTPSGNMIDVGLLPNGFNPEAFVTVFTQVPFHLYILNSLIIGVVTTAVVLVLASFAGYAFGRFEFPGRRPLMLIFLAISYFPPAAFLLPLFELFTANITFFSLPGIGTVNSPMLFNGPGAMVLPYTALFMPLSIFILTTFYSQIPDGLEDAARVEGNTRLGALFKVIMPLSAPGVATAGVLTFISVYNEFFFAFLMTDGRVQNWATIVWGLLSYQGRYATSYNLMAAASILGVIPIAILVVVAQEKIVSGLTAGAVKE encoded by the coding sequence ATGAGCACCGAAGACGGAAACGCGATTCAGCGGTGGGCCAGCCGGTCCATCTCGAACCCCGAGCGGACGTACAAGGCGCTGTTCTACGTCCTCACCGGGGTGTTCCTGTTCACCACGCTGTTCCCGTTCTACTGGCTGACGGTGCTGGCGCTGACGCCGAGCGGGAACATGATAGACGTGGGACTGCTGCCGAACGGGTTCAACCCCGAGGCGTTCGTGACGGTGTTCACGCAGGTGCCGTTCCACCTCTACATCCTCAACAGCCTCATCATCGGCGTCGTCACGACGGCCGTCGTGTTGGTGCTGGCGAGTTTCGCGGGCTACGCGTTCGGGCGCTTCGAGTTCCCCGGCCGCCGTCCGCTCATGCTTATCTTCCTCGCCATCTCGTACTTCCCGCCGGCGGCGTTCCTGCTGCCGCTGTTCGAGTTGTTCACGGCGAACATCACGTTCTTCAGCCTCCCCGGCATCGGAACGGTGAACAGCCCGATGCTGTTCAACGGGCCGGGAGCGATGGTGCTGCCGTACACGGCGCTGTTCATGCCGCTGTCCATCTTCATCCTCACGACGTTCTACAGCCAGATTCCGGACGGCTTGGAGGACGCCGCGCGCGTCGAGGGCAACACCCGCCTCGGCGCGCTGTTCAAGGTCATCATGCCGCTGTCGGCGCCCGGCGTCGCCACGGCGGGCGTGTTGACGTTCATCTCCGTCTACAACGAGTTCTTCTTCGCGTTCCTGATGACCGACGGCCGGGTCCAGAACTGGGCGACCATCGTCTGGGGCCTGCTCAGCTATCAGGGCCGCTACGCCACGTCGTACAACCTCATGGCCGCGGCGAGCATCCTCGGGGTCATCCCCATCGCCATCCTCGTCGTCGTCGCACAGGAGAAGATCGTCAGCGGACTGACGGCAGGGGCCGTCAAGGAGTAA
- a CDS encoding alpha/beta fold hydrolase, which yields MPTIRANGVDTYYERRGNGPTVVFVHASMLDHSVWDEQVEALSDGYSTVTYDLRGHGRTGPSAEPEYAVDLYVADLRALLSELGVRKPVLCGLSMGGTVALTYAATYPDDLSGLVLVDAFAPEFRSRGEWFLRRVALSALVPPVRLLGLERVERANVWLTARLFPGADGDYGNVERLREAGPRMATEEFAKVVRSMARPRDPPVDLSAVSAPTLVLYGERDLPFVRLHAARFAARIPTVEVDEVPDAGHAANLDAPEYVTAAVRAFLDGLGLGADAGESTGTERRAGTNGRLSDDAGGETGPETR from the coding sequence ATGCCGACGATTCGCGCGAACGGGGTCGACACCTACTACGAGCGTCGGGGTAACGGTCCGACGGTGGTGTTCGTCCACGCCTCGATGCTCGACCACTCGGTGTGGGACGAACAGGTCGAGGCGCTCTCGGACGGGTACTCGACGGTGACGTACGACCTGCGCGGGCACGGCCGGACGGGTCCGTCCGCGGAACCCGAGTACGCGGTGGACCTCTACGTCGCGGACCTGCGCGCCCTCCTCTCCGAACTCGGGGTCCGAAAGCCCGTCCTCTGCGGACTCTCGATGGGCGGGACCGTCGCGCTGACGTACGCGGCGACCTACCCCGACGACCTCTCCGGACTCGTGCTCGTCGACGCGTTCGCCCCGGAGTTCCGCTCCCGCGGCGAGTGGTTCCTGCGGCGCGTCGCACTGAGCGCCCTCGTCCCGCCGGTTCGACTCCTCGGACTCGAACGCGTCGAACGGGCGAACGTGTGGCTGACCGCCCGACTCTTCCCGGGCGCGGACGGCGACTACGGGAACGTCGAACGCCTCCGCGAGGCGGGGCCGCGGATGGCCACCGAGGAGTTCGCGAAGGTGGTGCGGTCGATGGCGCGGCCCCGCGACCCGCCGGTCGACCTCTCGGCGGTGTCGGCGCCGACGCTCGTCCTCTACGGCGAACGCGACCTCCCGTTCGTCAGACTCCACGCGGCCCGCTTCGCCGCGCGCATCCCGACGGTCGAGGTGGACGAGGTGCCGGACGCCGGCCACGCCGCGAACCTCGATGCCCCCGAGTACGTCACCGCCGCCGTCCGCGCGTTCCTCGACGGCCTCGGCCTCGGAGCGGACGCGGGGGAGTCGACGGGGACGGAACGGCGGGCGGGAACGAACGGGCGACTTTCCGACGACGCCGGCGGGGAAACCGGACCCGAGACGCGATAG
- a CDS encoding carbohydrate ABC transporter permease yields the protein MSTETGSQSESNSLSPLASGQRWVENLSDTQFAYLLLAPSLLIFAVIAFWPLARTFQMSLYANSLYGAERLGDFVGLQNYVRLLTGDLNSSLPRPFLDLAQPFTSAVIVTLVFTVASVTLETIIGFGQALVLNQDFRGRRWVRVAIILPWAVPIVIQGMIFYLLFQPTVGFLVEPLHQLGLFSTTPQANSLDSLIIVIVADVWKTSAFMALIILAGLQSVDRSLYDVAKVSGASKFEAFKTVTLPLVLPSVLVAMLFRTIGAMRVYGLITTVSSCNTVPSLSCLVVQTFSTSRYAAAAAVAFVTAALIGLVVTVYIVKFADVQGAGGI from the coding sequence ATGTCGACCGAGACAGGCTCGCAGTCGGAATCGAACTCGCTGTCGCCGCTCGCCAGCGGTCAGCGCTGGGTGGAGAACCTCAGCGACACGCAGTTCGCCTACCTGCTGTTGGCGCCGTCGCTCCTCATCTTCGCCGTCATCGCGTTCTGGCCGCTGGCGCGGACGTTCCAGATGTCGCTGTACGCCAACTCGCTGTACGGCGCCGAGCGACTGGGCGACTTCGTGGGCCTACAGAACTACGTGCGGCTCCTGACGGGCGACCTGAACTCCTCGCTCCCGCGGCCGTTCCTCGACCTCGCCCAACCGTTCACCAGCGCCGTCATCGTCACGCTCGTCTTCACCGTCGCGAGCGTGACGCTGGAGACGATAATCGGCTTCGGGCAGGCGCTCGTCCTGAACCAGGACTTCCGCGGGCGCCGCTGGGTCCGCGTCGCCATCATCCTGCCGTGGGCCGTGCCCATCGTCATCCAGGGGATGATATTCTACCTGCTGTTCCAGCCCACGGTCGGCTTCCTCGTCGAACCGCTCCACCAGCTGGGGCTGTTCTCGACGACGCCGCAGGCCAACAGCCTCGACTCGCTCATCATCGTCATCGTCGCCGACGTGTGGAAGACGTCGGCGTTCATGGCGCTCATCATCCTCGCCGGTCTGCAGAGCGTCGACCGCTCGCTGTACGACGTGGCGAAGGTGTCGGGCGCCTCGAAGTTCGAGGCGTTCAAGACGGTGACGCTGCCGCTGGTGCTCCCGTCGGTGCTCGTGGCGATGCTGTTCCGCACCATCGGGGCGATGCGCGTCTACGGCCTCATCACGACGGTGTCCTCGTGCAACACGGTGCCGTCGCTGTCGTGTCTCGTCGTCCAGACGTTCAGCACGAGTCGGTACGCCGCCGCCGCCGCCGTCGCGTTCGTCACGGCGGCGCTCATCGGACTGGTCGTGACCGTGTACATCGTCAAGTTCGCCGACGTGCAGGGCGCGGGGGGGATCTGA